A stretch of the Arthrobacter sp. PAMC 25486 genome encodes the following:
- a CDS encoding exopolyphosphatase, giving the protein MRLGVLDIGSNTVHLLLVDARPGANPVPYASHKRALSLVKYLDADGNITDEGQHELIEFILEAWEFAAKHKAVDLLAFCTSAIRESTNGAQVLARVQHETTIRLTELTGEEESAMTFFAVRRWHGWGAGTILNLDIGGGSFEISQGTNELPELAHSVPLGAGRLTREWLAEDPPTAKSIKALRKHIKATLKPPIAATKALGTPHIVTGSSKTFRALARITGAAPSSMGPYVRRELHLSDLGLWSQRLSAMSSADRLHLPGVSAARAQQVLAGALVAQSALELFNVTSMQISPWALREGLILRRLDQLVFDGPLDPPAHVAKLKNSETE; this is encoded by the coding sequence ATGAGATTAGGCGTGCTCGACATCGGGTCCAATACAGTCCACCTGCTGCTTGTTGACGCGCGCCCGGGGGCCAACCCGGTGCCTTACGCCTCGCACAAGCGGGCGCTGAGCCTGGTGAAATACCTTGACGCGGACGGCAACATCACCGATGAGGGCCAGCACGAGCTGATCGAATTCATCCTCGAGGCGTGGGAATTTGCGGCCAAGCACAAGGCTGTGGACCTTCTCGCGTTTTGCACCTCCGCGATCAGGGAGTCCACCAACGGAGCGCAAGTGCTGGCCCGGGTGCAGCATGAGACCACCATTCGCCTGACGGAGCTCACCGGCGAAGAAGAATCAGCCATGACGTTTTTTGCCGTGCGCCGCTGGCATGGCTGGGGTGCGGGCACCATCTTGAACCTCGATATTGGCGGCGGCTCCTTTGAAATCTCCCAGGGCACCAATGAGCTGCCCGAGCTGGCGCACTCGGTGCCGCTGGGTGCCGGCCGGCTGACCCGGGAATGGCTGGCCGAGGACCCGCCCACCGCCAAGAGCATCAAGGCCCTGCGCAAGCACATCAAAGCCACCCTGAAGCCGCCCATCGCCGCAACGAAGGCACTTGGCACCCCGCACATCGTCACCGGCTCCTCCAAAACCTTCCGGGCGCTGGCACGCATCACGGGAGCTGCGCCGTCGTCCATGGGACCCTATGTGCGCAGGGAACTGCACCTGAGCGACTTGGGGCTGTGGAGCCAACGGCTCTCGGCGATGTCGTCGGCTGACAGGCTGCACCTGCCGGGCGTCTCGGCGGCGAGGGCCCAACAGGTGCTGGCCGGTGCGCTTGTGGCGCAGAGTGCGTTGGAACTTTTCAACGTCACGAGCATGCAAATCAGCCCGTGGGCGCTGCGGGAGGGGCTCATTCTGCGCCGCTTGGACCAGCTGGTTTTTGACGGGCCGCTGGATCCGCCCGCCCATGTTGCTAAGCTGAAGAATTCGGAGACAGAGTAG
- a CDS encoding sugar phosphate isomerase/epimerase has product MTDHTTHIQGRDAEATPGPARHIPVALSTASVYPLSVHDGFAVAADLGYDGVEVLVTHNGDSQDASALNRLAERYEQPIVAIHAPTLLLTQQVWGSAWNKIQRSAQMAVDVGADVVVVHPPFRWQNDYAETFAQGVRDISDAFGVRIAVENMYPWRVRGREALAYLPHWDPVPQDYADVTWDFSHAATADASSLKAVLALGERLRHIHLTDGTTSTKDQHLIPGHGTQECVEVLQHVAQNGFDGAVVAEISTRKAKGAGQREEWLAETLEFARVHLGQTMP; this is encoded by the coding sequence ATGACGGATCACACCACGCACATTCAAGGCCGAGACGCTGAGGCCACCCCTGGCCCCGCACGCCATATTCCCGTGGCCCTGTCCACAGCCTCCGTATATCCGCTGTCGGTGCACGACGGTTTTGCCGTGGCTGCAGACCTGGGCTACGACGGTGTTGAAGTGTTGGTCACCCACAACGGCGACAGTCAGGATGCATCGGCGCTGAACCGCCTGGCGGAGCGTTACGAGCAGCCCATTGTGGCCATCCATGCGCCCACATTGCTGCTGACGCAGCAGGTGTGGGGCAGTGCCTGGAACAAGATCCAGCGTTCGGCCCAGATGGCTGTTGATGTGGGTGCCGACGTCGTGGTGGTGCACCCGCCATTCCGCTGGCAGAACGACTATGCCGAGACTTTCGCCCAGGGTGTGCGCGATATTTCCGATGCGTTTGGTGTCCGCATTGCCGTTGAAAACATGTATCCATGGCGGGTCCGCGGACGTGAGGCCCTGGCCTACCTGCCGCATTGGGATCCGGTGCCGCAGGACTACGCCGATGTCACCTGGGACTTTTCCCATGCTGCGACGGCGGATGCCTCAAGTTTGAAGGCAGTGCTTGCGTTGGGGGAGCGGCTGCGGCACATCCACCTCACTGATGGCACCACCTCAACCAAGGATCAGCACCTGATCCCCGGCCACGGCACCCAGGAGTGTGTCGAGGTGCTCCAGCATGTTGCGCAAAACGGGTTCGACGGCGCAGTGGTCGCCGAAATCTCCACCCGCAAGGCCAAGGGTGCCGGGCAGCGCGAGGAATGGCTGGCCGAAACCCTTGAATTTGCCAGGGTGCACTTGGGCCAGACGATGCCTTAG
- a CDS encoding TrkH family potassium uptake protein, giving the protein MSANSTLSQRLPQWPLRVVVRIRDFVDKVANSSPARLALIVFALVILAFTLTLCLPAASRDGQATAFHDALFTAVSAVCVTGLTTVSTALHWSFFGQLVILIGIFVGGLGILTLASLMSLMVSKRLGVRGKLIAQEAMNAGRLGEVGTLLRIVISTSVAIEVLLALALAPRFLILGESLPQAIWHATFYSISSFNNAGFTPHSDGVVPYEADLWILTPLMIGGFIGSLGFPVLMVLLAVGFRFKKWTLHAKLTIQVSLMLLVAGTILWGAMEWTNPDTIGGMSVGDKLTHSVFASIMTRSLGFNLVDMNAMNSSTMLLTDALMFVGGGSASTAGGIKVTTLAVMFLAIVAEARGDNDVKIYGRTIPQGTMRVAISVIMMGATFVMIACGLLLAISGESLDRVLFETISAFATVGLSTGLSGELPPSGKYVLSAMMFFGRVGSITLAAALALRQRRQLFHYPEERPIIG; this is encoded by the coding sequence TTGAGCGCTAATTCAACACTTTCACAGCGGCTGCCGCAATGGCCCTTGCGGGTTGTGGTGCGCATCCGTGACTTTGTGGACAAGGTGGCCAACAGCTCCCCTGCCCGCCTGGCACTGATCGTCTTTGCCCTCGTCATTCTCGCGTTCACCTTGACTCTGTGCCTGCCTGCGGCGTCCCGCGACGGCCAGGCAACCGCGTTCCACGATGCCTTGTTCACGGCGGTGTCCGCCGTCTGCGTGACGGGGCTGACCACGGTTTCAACGGCGCTGCACTGGTCGTTCTTTGGCCAGCTGGTGATCCTGATCGGTATTTTTGTAGGCGGTCTGGGCATCCTGACCCTGGCGTCCCTCATGTCGCTGATGGTCAGCAAGCGCCTGGGCGTGCGTGGCAAGCTCATCGCCCAGGAGGCCATGAACGCCGGGCGTTTGGGTGAGGTGGGTACGCTGCTGCGCATCGTCATCAGCACCTCGGTGGCCATTGAGGTGCTCCTGGCACTGGCGCTGGCTCCCCGTTTCCTGATCCTGGGCGAATCGCTCCCCCAGGCCATCTGGCATGCCACGTTTTACTCCATCTCCTCCTTTAATAACGCAGGCTTCACACCCCATTCCGACGGCGTGGTCCCCTACGAGGCCGATCTGTGGATCCTGACCCCGCTGATGATCGGCGGGTTCATCGGCAGCCTCGGCTTCCCCGTCCTGATGGTGCTGCTGGCCGTAGGCTTCCGCTTCAAGAAGTGGACACTGCACGCCAAGCTCACCATCCAGGTCTCACTCATGCTCTTGGTGGCCGGCACCATCTTGTGGGGTGCCATGGAGTGGACCAACCCGGACACCATTGGCGGCATGAGCGTGGGCGATAAATTGACGCATTCGGTGTTCGCCTCCATCATGACCAGGTCCTTGGGCTTCAACCTCGTGGACATGAACGCCATGAACTCCTCCACCATGCTGCTTACGGATGCCCTGATGTTCGTGGGCGGCGGCTCCGCCTCCACCGCCGGCGGCATCAAGGTCACGACCTTGGCCGTGATGTTCCTGGCCATCGTGGCCGAAGCCCGCGGCGACAACGACGTGAAAATTTACGGCCGCACCATTCCCCAGGGCACCATGCGCGTGGCCATCTCCGTCATCATGATGGGCGCCACCTTCGTCATGATCGCGTGCGGGCTGCTCCTGGCGATCTCCGGAGAAAGCCTGGACCGGGTGCTCTTTGAGACCATCTCTGCCTTCGCCACCGTGGGTCTGAGCACGGGGCTCTCCGGCGAGCTCCCGCCGTCGGGCAAGTACGTGCTCAGCGCCATGATGTTCTTTGGCCGCGTCGGCTCCATCACCCTCGCAGCTGCCCTGGCCCTGCGCCAGCGCCGCCAGCTGTTCCACTACCCGGAAGAAAGGCCGATCATTGGCTGA
- a CDS encoding methylated-DNA--[protein]-cysteine S-methyltransferase: MTELKLPPELAAVAVAEPDVLARLNAALVRAAAADGLVDVAYRVVDSPVGQLLLAGTEAGLVRVAFASEGHDAALEQLSAAVSPRVLRAPARLDAAARELEEYFAGRRQLFDLPLDFRLASGFRREVLDHLPEIGYGHTASYAAVAAMTSSPRAVRAVGTACARNPLPLVVPCHRVVRSDGSQGAYLGGTEAKALLLALEANAPTPTDARAATGHF, from the coding sequence ATGACTGAGCTGAAATTGCCGCCCGAGCTGGCTGCCGTGGCGGTTGCAGAGCCGGATGTGCTGGCACGGCTGAACGCTGCACTGGTGCGGGCCGCTGCCGCGGACGGATTGGTGGATGTGGCGTATCGGGTAGTCGATTCGCCAGTGGGCCAACTGCTGTTGGCCGGCACCGAGGCGGGGCTGGTGCGTGTGGCATTTGCCAGCGAGGGCCACGACGCCGCGCTGGAGCAGCTTTCTGCTGCGGTGAGTCCGCGGGTGCTCCGGGCACCTGCGCGGCTGGATGCCGCCGCCAGGGAGCTCGAGGAGTACTTTGCCGGGCGTCGGCAGCTGTTTGATCTGCCGCTGGATTTCCGCCTGGCCAGCGGCTTTCGCCGGGAGGTGCTGGACCATCTGCCCGAGATTGGTTATGGGCACACGGCCAGCTATGCGGCGGTGGCGGCCATGACCTCGAGCCCGCGGGCCGTGCGTGCCGTGGGGACGGCGTGCGCCCGGAATCCGCTGCCGCTGGTGGTGCCCTGCCACCGAGTGGTCCGCTCCGACGGCAGCCAGGGCGCCTATCTGGGCGGCACGGAGGCCAAGGCCCTGCTCCTGGCCCTGGAAGCCAACGCTCCCACCCCTACAGACGCTCGCGCAGCTACGGGTCACTTTTAA
- a CDS encoding TrkA family potassium uptake protein — protein sequence MADKIDSNNRPPHNAPVLVIGLGRFGAATAHQLVKQGREVLAIERDPALVQKWAGVLTHVVEADATNIDALRQLGAQDFSSAVVGVGTSIESSVLITVNLVDLGIAHLWVKAITQSHGKILTRIGANHVIYPEADAGVRAAHLVGGRMLDFIEFDDDFAIVKMYPPKETQGFTLEESKVRSKYGVTVVGVKSPGEDFTYAQPSTRVSSRDMLIVSGYVDLLERFASRP from the coding sequence TTGGCTGACAAAATAGATTCCAACAACCGCCCGCCGCACAATGCGCCCGTTTTGGTGATTGGCCTGGGCCGCTTCGGCGCCGCCACGGCCCACCAGCTGGTCAAGCAGGGCCGCGAGGTGCTCGCCATCGAGCGCGACCCCGCCCTGGTGCAGAAGTGGGCCGGGGTGCTCACCCACGTGGTCGAGGCCGACGCCACCAACATCGACGCGCTGCGCCAGCTCGGGGCACAGGACTTCAGCTCCGCCGTCGTGGGTGTGGGCACCTCCATCGAATCCAGCGTGCTCATCACCGTGAACCTGGTGGATCTGGGCATCGCGCACCTGTGGGTCAAAGCGATCACGCAGTCGCACGGCAAGATCCTGACCCGCATCGGCGCCAACCACGTCATCTACCCCGAGGCCGACGCCGGTGTCCGCGCCGCGCACCTGGTGGGCGGGCGCATGCTGGACTTCATCGAGTTCGACGATGATTTCGCGATCGTGAAAATGTACCCGCCGAAGGAGACCCAGGGCTTCACGCTGGAGGAATCCAAGGTCCGCTCCAAGTACGGCGTGACCGTGGTGGGCGTGAAGTCGCCGGGCGAGGATTTCACCTACGCCCAGCCAAGCACGCGCGTCTCCAGCCGTGACATGCTGATCGTCTCCGGCTATGTCGACCTGCTGGAACGCTTCGCCTCGCGCCCCTGA
- a CDS encoding RNA polymerase sigma factor, producing MGAPVSPPGPTPSSSGTALPPFEVLVTRHGAAVLRVCRALVGTLDADDVWQETFLAALRVYPSTGNIRNREAWLVTIARNKAVDHHRRGVRVPEPVDRPGHDVADGGDAVVRSVEAGETAAQVWAALARLPRMQREAVVYHHLAGLRHAAVAELLGNSEAAARRAASDGMASLRALLAPEDEDLMVRNDHDD from the coding sequence GTGGGCGCCCCCGTTTCCCCGCCCGGTCCCACGCCTTCCTCTTCCGGGACCGCGCTGCCACCCTTTGAGGTGCTCGTAACGCGGCACGGCGCCGCAGTGCTGCGGGTGTGCCGGGCTCTGGTGGGCACCCTCGACGCCGACGATGTCTGGCAGGAAACCTTTCTGGCCGCCCTCCGCGTTTACCCTTCCACGGGAAACATCCGGAATCGGGAGGCCTGGCTCGTCACGATCGCCCGCAACAAGGCTGTGGACCACCACCGCCGGGGCGTGCGCGTCCCAGAACCCGTGGACCGCCCGGGTCACGATGTGGCGGACGGAGGGGACGCCGTCGTGCGTTCTGTGGAGGCCGGTGAAACGGCAGCGCAGGTGTGGGCGGCGCTGGCAAGGCTTCCGAGGATGCAGCGTGAGGCTGTTGTGTACCACCACTTGGCCGGGCTGCGGCATGCGGCGGTGGCGGAGTTGTTGGGCAATTCGGAGGCCGCGGCGCGGCGGGCTGCGTCCGACGGCATGGCATCGTTGCGGGCGCTGCTTGCCCCTGAAGATGAGGACCTGATGGTGAGGAATGATCATGATGACTGA
- the topA gene encoding type I DNA topoisomerase produces the protein MPSKAAASKPKTGKKLVIVESPAKSKTIAKYLGEGFVVEASIGHIRDLPQPSELPAELKKSSIGKFAVDLENNFKPYYVISSDKKKKVAELKAQLKDADELYLATDGDREGEAIAWHLLEVLKPKVPVHRMTFAEITKESLQRALGNLRELDTDLVDAQETRRVVDRLFGYELSPVLWRKVAPKLSAGRVQSVVTRMVVERERERMAFRSANYWDLAGTFTPETGETFSAKLAAVDGKRVASGRDFSDQGVLTGKNVAHLDEVAAKALATALQDVPFAVRSVEHKPYTRRPAPPFTTSTLQQEAGRKLRFTSKSTMSTAQRLYENGYITYMRTDSSSLSDEAVNAARRQASELYGPEYVPASKRVYANKSSNAQEAHEAIRPSGDSFRTPAQVASALRGDEFKLYELIWKRTVASQMADAKGSTATIKLGATASGGAADGQDAEFSASGTVITFRGFMAAYEEGRDESRNASDDSDRRLPNVKENDPLTAAEVKANGHDTSPPPRFTEASLTKEMEERDIGRPSTYASTLSTIMDRGYVRKQGSALVPSWIAFSVVRLLELHFTDYVDYEFTAGMETGLDRIANGQEQGSDWLKHFYFGDDGNRGLQDIVNNLGEIDAREINSMPITDTLVLRVGKFGPYLESTVPTVDAKTGEIIEAARANVPEDLAPDELTPEKAQELMDTAAPEERVLGVDPVSGHTVVAKNGRYGPYVTEVIPEMTEEEIANQPIEYYKNGKPKPPKKPVKAKPRTGSIFKSMTVDTVTLDEALAIMSLPRVLGTDAEGEEITVQNGRFGPYLKKGSDSRSIGTEEEIFTITLDAALAIYSQPKQRGARAAVAPLAEFGDDPVSEKKIVVKEGRFGPYITDGITNITVPRGTEIEELTREMAIELLADKRERGPVKRIAKAPAKKAPAKKPAAKKAPAKKAAAPKK, from the coding sequence CGTACTACGTCATCTCCTCCGACAAGAAGAAGAAAGTGGCAGAGCTCAAGGCGCAGCTCAAGGACGCCGACGAACTCTACCTCGCAACGGATGGGGATCGCGAGGGCGAGGCCATCGCGTGGCACCTGCTTGAGGTGCTCAAGCCCAAGGTGCCCGTGCACCGCATGACGTTTGCGGAAATCACCAAGGAGTCGCTGCAGCGTGCCCTGGGCAACCTGCGCGAGCTGGACACCGACCTGGTGGACGCCCAGGAAACCCGCCGCGTCGTTGACCGCCTGTTCGGTTACGAACTGTCCCCCGTGCTGTGGCGCAAGGTGGCCCCGAAGCTCTCGGCCGGCCGTGTGCAGTCCGTCGTGACGCGCATGGTGGTTGAGCGTGAACGTGAGCGCATGGCGTTCCGCTCGGCCAACTACTGGGACCTGGCCGGCACCTTCACCCCCGAAACCGGGGAAACGTTCAGCGCCAAGCTGGCCGCCGTCGATGGCAAGCGCGTTGCCTCCGGCCGCGACTTCAGCGACCAGGGCGTGCTGACGGGCAAGAACGTGGCCCACCTGGACGAGGTGGCCGCTAAGGCGCTTGCCACCGCCCTGCAGGACGTGCCGTTTGCCGTCCGCTCGGTTGAGCACAAGCCCTACACCCGCCGGCCCGCGCCGCCGTTTACGACGTCGACCCTCCAGCAGGAGGCCGGGCGGAAGCTGCGCTTCACCTCCAAATCGACCATGTCGACCGCCCAGCGCCTGTACGAAAACGGTTACATCACGTACATGCGTACCGACTCCTCATCCCTGAGCGATGAGGCCGTCAACGCCGCCCGCCGCCAGGCCTCCGAGCTGTACGGCCCCGAATATGTGCCCGCCTCCAAGCGCGTCTACGCCAACAAGAGCTCCAACGCGCAGGAAGCCCACGAGGCCATCCGCCCGTCCGGCGATTCCTTCCGCACCCCGGCCCAGGTGGCCAGCGCCCTGCGCGGCGACGAATTTAAGCTGTATGAGCTGATCTGGAAGCGCACCGTCGCCTCCCAGATGGCTGATGCCAAGGGCTCGACGGCGACCATCAAGTTGGGTGCCACGGCGTCCGGTGGCGCTGCCGATGGCCAGGACGCCGAGTTCTCAGCCTCCGGAACCGTCATCACCTTCCGCGGCTTCATGGCCGCCTACGAGGAAGGCCGGGACGAGTCCCGCAACGCCTCCGACGATTCGGACCGCCGCCTGCCCAACGTCAAGGAAAACGATCCGCTGACAGCGGCCGAGGTGAAGGCCAACGGCCACGACACCTCCCCGCCGCCGCGCTTCACCGAGGCGTCGCTGACGAAGGAAATGGAAGAGCGCGACATTGGCCGCCCTTCCACCTACGCCTCAACCCTGTCCACCATCATGGACCGCGGTTACGTCCGCAAGCAGGGTTCCGCCCTGGTTCCCAGCTGGATCGCGTTCTCCGTGGTGCGCCTGCTGGAACTGCACTTCACCGACTACGTGGACTACGAGTTCACGGCCGGCATGGAAACCGGGTTGGACAGGATTGCCAACGGCCAGGAGCAGGGCTCGGACTGGCTTAAGCACTTCTACTTCGGCGACGACGGCAACCGCGGACTGCAGGACATCGTGAACAACCTGGGTGAGATCGATGCGCGGGAGATTAACTCCATGCCCATCACCGATACCCTGGTGCTGCGCGTGGGCAAGTTCGGCCCCTACCTGGAATCGACCGTCCCCACCGTGGACGCCAAGACCGGGGAGATCATTGAGGCCGCCCGCGCCAATGTGCCCGAGGACCTGGCACCTGACGAGCTCACGCCCGAAAAGGCGCAGGAACTCATGGACACGGCCGCCCCCGAAGAGCGCGTGCTGGGTGTTGACCCTGTTTCCGGGCACACCGTTGTGGCCAAGAACGGCCGCTACGGCCCGTACGTCACCGAGGTCATTCCGGAGATGACCGAGGAAGAAATCGCCAACCAGCCCATCGAGTACTACAAGAACGGCAAGCCGAAGCCGCCGAAGAAGCCCGTCAAGGCTAAACCGCGCACAGGCTCCATCTTCAAGTCCATGACCGTGGACACGGTCACTCTGGACGAGGCCCTGGCCATCATGAGCCTGCCCCGCGTTTTGGGTACAGATGCCGAAGGTGAAGAGATCACAGTCCAGAACGGCCGCTTCGGGCCGTACCTGAAGAAGGGTTCGGACTCCCGTTCCATCGGAACGGAAGAAGAGATCTTCACGATCACCCTCGATGCTGCGTTGGCGATCTACTCCCAGCCCAAGCAGCGAGGCGCCCGCGCCGCGGTGGCACCGCTGGCCGAGTTTGGCGATGACCCGGTCTCCGAGAAGAAGATCGTGGTGAAGGAAGGCCGCTTCGGTCCGTACATCACCGACGGCATCACCAACATCACGGTTCCCCGTGGTACCGAAATTGAAGAGCTGACGCGGGAGATGGCCATCGAGCTGCTGGCCGACAAGCGTGAACGCGGCCCGGTCAAGCGGATCGCCAAGGCGCCCGCAAAGAAGGCGCCGGCCAAAAAGCCTGCCGCCAAGAAGGCGCCCGCGAAGAAGGCTGCTGCACCGAAGAAGTAA
- a CDS encoding acetoin utilization protein AcuC: MSAYNFGPNHPMSPKRLDLTATLARELGIFELPQVDVVESYVASDDELASVHTREYIAAVRRVGADPTLSDPDRGLGTEDDPVFAGIHEASARLAGGSLVAANALISGAVPRAVNFGGGMHHAFADKASGFCIYNDAALSIQKLLDSGVSRVAYIDIDAHHGDGTERIFWDDPRVLTISLHETGVTLFPGTGFANDIGGPAAIGSAVNVALPAGTSDAGWLRAFHAVVPQLVEAFEPDVIVSQHGCDSHLDDELTHLNTSVDGQREAALSIAALADKVCGGRWIATGGGGYNIVSVVPRVWSHLMAIVAGRPVPLRTAVPETWRDYVAEKYGMVAPLLMGEDADTWWRSWEVGYNPSDALDRTVMATRKAVFPLYGLDPWFD, translated from the coding sequence ATGTCTGCGTACAATTTCGGCCCCAACCATCCCATGTCGCCCAAGCGTCTGGACCTCACCGCCACCTTGGCCCGCGAGCTGGGAATCTTTGAGCTGCCCCAGGTGGATGTGGTGGAGTCCTATGTGGCCTCCGACGATGAACTAGCCAGCGTGCACACACGCGAGTACATCGCCGCGGTCCGCAGGGTCGGCGCGGATCCCACGCTCAGCGATCCCGATCGCGGGCTCGGAACGGAGGACGACCCCGTCTTTGCCGGCATCCACGAGGCCAGCGCCCGGCTCGCCGGCGGTTCCCTGGTTGCTGCGAACGCCCTCATCAGCGGCGCCGTGCCGCGGGCAGTGAACTTTGGCGGCGGCATGCACCACGCCTTCGCCGACAAGGCCAGCGGCTTCTGCATCTACAACGACGCCGCCCTGTCCATCCAGAAACTCCTCGATTCCGGTGTCTCCAGGGTCGCCTACATTGACATTGATGCGCACCACGGCGACGGCACCGAACGAATCTTTTGGGACGACCCCCGGGTGCTGACCATCTCCCTGCACGAAACAGGGGTGACACTCTTCCCCGGCACAGGGTTCGCCAACGACATCGGCGGACCGGCCGCAATAGGCTCCGCTGTCAACGTTGCACTCCCGGCCGGCACCTCAGACGCCGGTTGGCTCAGGGCCTTTCACGCCGTCGTGCCGCAACTGGTGGAAGCCTTCGAGCCGGACGTCATTGTCAGCCAGCACGGCTGCGACTCGCACCTCGACGACGAGCTGACGCACCTGAACACGTCGGTGGACGGGCAGCGGGAGGCGGCGCTGAGCATTGCGGCGTTGGCGGACAAGGTGTGCGGCGGGCGATGGATTGCCACGGGCGGCGGCGGATACAACATTGTCTCCGTGGTGCCGCGCGTGTGGAGCCACCTCATGGCGATCGTGGCGGGGCGGCCGGTTCCACTACGCACCGCCGTCCCGGAGACGTGGCGGGACTATGTGGCGGAGAAGTACGGCATGGTGGCTCCGCTGCTCATGGGTGAGGACGCGGATACGTGGTGGCGGTCGTGGGAGGTGGGGTACAACCCGTCGGACGCGCTGGACCGGACGGTCATGGCCACGCGTAAAGCCGTTTTCCCGCTGTACGGGCTGGACCCCTGGTTCGACTGA
- the proC gene encoding pyrroline-5-carboxylate reductase encodes MMKKVVFLGCGSMGEAILSGMLAAGTSPSSVTVTVRRPERANELATRHGVTALASNEEPGANVQAVAGASVVILGVKPVGIIDLCREIAESLESDAVVISVAAAVSLAQLEGALRPGQPVVRSMPNTPLKVGRGVVALSAGSAADEHHLAAAHEVFDGSGVVLDIPEEQQNAVSAISGSGPAYAFYLAEAMAAAAADFGLSPQIAQVLARETVAGAGLMLAEPGANATELRRAVTSPNGTTEQAIASFDRDDLPGIIRTGAQAAAARAAQITAELSTP; translated from the coding sequence ATGATGAAAAAGGTTGTATTTCTTGGCTGTGGCTCCATGGGCGAGGCCATCTTGTCCGGCATGTTGGCGGCAGGCACCTCCCCGAGCTCGGTTACAGTGACGGTGCGACGGCCCGAGAGGGCCAACGAATTGGCCACCCGGCACGGTGTCACTGCGCTGGCCTCCAACGAAGAACCCGGCGCAAACGTCCAGGCAGTTGCCGGTGCCAGTGTCGTGATTTTGGGTGTCAAGCCTGTGGGCATCATCGACTTGTGCCGCGAAATCGCTGAGTCCTTGGAATCCGATGCCGTGGTGATCAGTGTTGCTGCGGCGGTGTCGCTGGCACAGCTGGAGGGCGCCCTGCGTCCGGGCCAGCCGGTAGTGCGTTCCATGCCCAACACGCCGTTGAAGGTGGGGCGCGGTGTGGTGGCCCTGTCCGCGGGTTCTGCTGCCGACGAGCACCACCTGGCCGCTGCGCACGAAGTTTTCGACGGCTCCGGCGTTGTTTTGGATATCCCCGAGGAGCAGCAAAATGCGGTCTCGGCCATCAGCGGCTCCGGCCCGGCTTACGCCTTTTACCTGGCCGAGGCGATGGCCGCTGCCGCAGCGGACTTCGGCCTGTCGCCCCAGATCGCGCAGGTTCTTGCCCGTGAGACTGTTGCCGGTGCCGGGCTGATGCTGGCCGAACCAGGCGCCAATGCCACCGAACTGCGCCGCGCTGTCACGAGTCCCAACGGGACCACCGAACAGGCCATTGCCAGCTTCGACCGCGACGATCTCCCGGGGATCATCCGCACAGGTGCACAGGCAGCAGCCGCCCGGGCAGCCCAAATCACAGCAGAACTCTCCACCCCCTAA
- a CDS encoding methylated-DNA--[protein]-cysteine S-methyltransferase, protein MVFDSPIGPLTAVEHDAGLAAVYMAVHKRRPALETLGPLVAAAASPVLDDTAEQLGEYFAGLRREFSLPLAPAGTPFQQRVWAALRDIPYGELRTYGELAAMLGDPSMAQAVGSANGRNPISIIVPCHRVVGADGSLVGYAGGLEHKQFLLELENPSWTHTEALF, encoded by the coding sequence ATGGTTTTTGATTCGCCCATCGGCCCGCTGACGGCTGTGGAGCACGACGCCGGACTGGCGGCTGTGTATATGGCGGTGCACAAGCGCCGCCCGGCTTTGGAGACGCTGGGGCCGCTGGTTGCCGCGGCTGCGTCGCCGGTGCTGGATGACACGGCGGAACAGCTGGGCGAGTACTTTGCCGGCTTGCGGCGCGAGTTTTCCCTGCCGCTGGCGCCCGCCGGCACGCCCTTCCAGCAGCGGGTCTGGGCAGCGCTGCGGGACATCCCGTACGGCGAGCTGCGTACCTACGGCGAGCTGGCGGCGATGCTGGGAGATCCGTCCATGGCGCAGGCGGTGGGCTCGGCGAATGGCCGCAACCCGATCAGCATCATCGTGCCCTGCCACCGGGTGGTGGGCGCTGACGGTTCCCTCGTTGGGTATGCGGGAGGGCTGGAACACAAGCAGTTCCTGCTGGAGCTGGAAAACCCATCATGGACGCACACCGAGGCGCTGTTTTAA